In the genome of Leopardus geoffroyi isolate Oge1 chromosome B1, O.geoffroyi_Oge1_pat1.0, whole genome shotgun sequence, the window aaaaaatgtttaaataaaaaaataaaaaagaactagtAAGAAGGAGGGGGGGGGCAATCTGTGCCCAAAGACCCCTATCCAACCTCACCAACAGGTAAGCAGGGGGTGCAGCCGCCCGACGAGCTCTGCTACTCGGGTGCAACAAGTCCAGCTACCCTAGAAGTGTTTGAGGGCCATCTCTGGAGTGGCTACACTCCTCCACAGCCTCTGGGGTCCTGGAAGCTTTCAAGGATCCCAAATTCTCCCACTGACTCTGCCTTTCCTAACGTGGGCCCCCATCGAACAGGACTAGGGTTTCCAGCTCCTTACTCCCCTCGCCTGGGGAGAGGTCTCAACAGATGGCGAGGAGGTGCATCAAGGCAGGGTCCTCCGGAGTCGAGCCTGACAGCCTGTAGGTCTCCGGCTTCCTTCCCGCCACCCCCGCAGGCTGAGCTGTGCCTCGCGCGGGGAAACAAGGGCACTGCAGTCAATACTGGGGCCTGCCGCACGCCCAAGGCCGCGGACCTGGTGGCGTCTCCTGGCCCTGGGCAGGAACCCGCAGAGACCCCTGCCACCTCTCGGTGCACGCTTAGCACAAAGCGCCACAGAAAAGGCCAGGTGCGGGCGTTGCTCGCTAGTCACCGCGGCTCCCGGCCTCTCGCTTACTGCCAGGCTCTAAGGCCAGAGGCCCGAGCCGCTGGCTAATTTTTCACGCCCCCCAGACCGCCTCCCTAGGTGACGCTAGAGTCTGTGCGGTTCCTTTAAAGGCTGCGGGTTCcgttcctctttccttttccactgGATGCCAAAATATGCAAATCCGGGGACCGGAATCAGCAGCCAAATCGAGGAGAAGGGGCGCGGCCGGCGCGTCACCGGATCCGCTCCTTGTATGGCTCTTCCCGGCTTGGCCCGCCGCCCCGCGACCCTCCCTGCAGCCGCCCGGGCCCCTCCCGCGCCCAGCCGGGCTCACACTGCCGCCCACGCCCCCGGGCCGGCCGCTCGCCCCCCTAGGGAGGGAGCCGGGGGCGGGAGGCGCTGCATGCCCTGATTCCGGCCGGAGCCGGGGACCGCTGCAGAGCGCTCTCCCTCCCAGCGCCGCGCAGGCGGAGGAGAGCCCGGGGGCGCAGTGCCTCCCCTGTATAGGTGTGGGGAGCCAGGCGGGAGCGGCGGCAGGGGCGGGGTGAGGGGGCTCGCGGGCGGCGGGAATCCCTCCTTTCCTAAGAATCGGAGAAGATCCGGGGGAGGCCgggccctcccacccccagttctCCGCcgagcggaggggaggggagcgaggTTGTCATCCACCCCCACCGCAATGTGCAGCTCGGGAGTTCCTCCCACACGTCCCCGGCCCGCGTGGCCCTCCCACGGAGTGAGGCCCGGggatcctctcttcctccttgtcaGCACTCCCACTCCCCCTGAGAAATGCACGTTCCCCCAACCCCGACTccccagtgggggggggggggggcgggggggacacggGATTCACCGCGCCCACACGGCCACCGAGGAGGGAATCCTCCCACGCCAAGCCGGTGCCGGTGTGATTCGGGGTCGCTCCCCCacgctccctttctctcctcccgcTCTCCCGCGGCCCCGGCCGGAGCAGGCCTTTGGGGAACGTAGCAGCCGCCCCCGGAATCTGCTGCCGCTCCGGGAGGTGACAGCGTTCCGGTCGGCAAACTGGAGGCCCTTGACTGCGGGGCGCCGGCAGGCAGCAAAGGGGACAGCCCTGTGGAAGGcgagggggagggtagagagagactAGAGGAGGTGGTTCAGAGACTGTGGGTTCGGCAGGCTCCTGCTGCAACTCAGTGGCGGGCCCTTCGCAGGCAGCAATAGACAGGGACTGTGCCTGGGCCTGCTGGGCCCTCCTGCCATCCCGTGGCCAAAGGGGGTGTTTTGGAACCGTTAGAGAATTATCAGGGGTTTGGTGCACGTGTTTCCTGTTCCCTCAACTCCATTCCTACTTCTCCACCACCCAAACCGCACATCCTCGACCCCAAAAGTGCGGGTTTCTCGCCTCCCGCGCAGCCGCTCTGCAGCTACGAAGCTCGCGGCCACCGCGCTCAGCTAGGAGTCAGCGCAGGGTCAGGGGCCCGGGGAGCCGCGGGGTGTGGGCGGAGAATCAGAGTGAGGGCAGCTCGAAAGTGATCGGGATGCTGGATCAGCGATCCCTGTCACGCTGGAATCCTCCTCAAAGGgacgcgctctctttctctcagtctcgGGCAGGGTCCTAGATACGAGACTTTAATGCGGCGGGAGCCGGGTCGAAGCGCACACCTTCCGGGTTCCCCAGAAGTTCCCAGGTTGCAAAGGGACCTCGCCCGGTGTTTCCaactccccttctccctgcttgGGGTGTTGGGGGCCACTTGCAAACAACTCCATCCCACCGCCCCTCGCGGTATCAGCGCGCTCTCCTAGAGCGCACCTAAAATAAACACACTGGCGGCTATTGCTTTTTCCATCCTGCGCTGCGCGCTTTACGCTTTGCGTTCAgttgcttccctccttcctctctcctctcgaattttccttctttcttctcttctatttctctctttctctcattttttttaagatccgCGAGCGTTGCGGGCGCCGCACGTTGGCTGCGGCCCGCTTCCTGCTTTCTAATGTTCCATTGTGAGGAGCTTCCATTGTGACGTCGCGCCCCTTCGGCTGGGCTTTGTCTGTCCATATATGGGCAGCTACGTCACGGAGCTTTCCCGGGGCTCAGATAAATAGGCTGGTGGAGTTCCCTGGCTGGGAGCTTTTGGGCAGCAGTGAGCTTGCTAGGAAGCGGCGgggctggtggtggtggtagcagcggcagcagcagcggcagaggcggcggcggcggcagtggcggcggtggcggtggcggatcggggggcgggggggccgcCGGCGCGCATCTGTTTGTGAGATCAATACTGAGGCCGCTTCCAACCCCTCGGGCCGAGAttcccccagcccaggcccacccccaccccccgcacacgccccccccccagcttcttTAAGGCACCAGCTGAGGCACCCAAGAGGATTACCCCTCTTtgccctctctcccacccaccccaaaaAGAGAAGATCCCCTCCCCTggcccaccccttcccctcttccctccccctccccccgaacTTTCCCTCTCGCATGCTTTTCCCCTGCACCACGGATCGCCTCTCCGATGCCGCTTGCCTGGAAGCTGCGTTAGGAGCgagcggcggcggtggcggcggtggcggcggcggcagctCGGGAGTGCTATGACCGGCAAACTCGCCGAGAAGCTGCCGGTGACCATGAGCAGTTTGCTAAACCAACTGCCTGACAATCTGTACCCCGAGGAGATCCCCAGCGCGCTCAACCTCTTCTCTGGCAGCAGCGACTCGGTAGCCCATTACAATCAGATGGCTACAGGTAAGGGCGGCGGGGAGGCGGCGGCGAGGCAgcgaggaaggagagggagagagaagaggaggagggaacgagctatcgatggatggatggatgggtggatggatggatggtggatggatggatggagagatgggggGCGCGCTCGGAATTTTCCAGGGGGCGAGTTGCTTTTCCCACCCACTCCTCCCGCCCTCCCCGATCGGGAAGGCTCGGTTGGCGACGCCACGATAGAGGCTTCGGTTCTCCCGGGTGGGGGCAGCCGCCGACCAGAGGGAGGTAGGTGCGAGCGGCTCTGGGGTTCTCCACTTAAGGGGCGCGATCGCCAGGCTGCGCGCAAGGCGTGGTGCTATCGCCCCCTTTCCCGGGAGGAGCCCAGCGTCCCTTTCACCcgcgctcccccccccctccttacTCCCTCAGCCTCCCACCCGGGATGGAGCCATGTGCGGCGTGGAGTCCCCGCGGTGGGAGAGGTACTGCGACGCTGCCTTTCCGGGGCGTTCAGCAACGCCGTGGGGGTGTGGGGAcggcggggagagggagggggtccACCGGCGCGGGGGCCGTCACGGGGGGCGATCCCTTAGCCGTAGAGCTTGGGAAGAGTGGCCACTCCCGCCATAGAGGCACGGGCCGGTTTTCCGCCGCCCTCCACCCCTCACTAGCCGAGGCTGGGCTTTCTCCCCCCCAGCAAGAGCCGAAAGCTCCTTCGGGCCTGGAGAAGGCTGGGGCCCTGGAAGGCTGCGGGAGAGCTCCCTTTGCGGGCAGAACCCCTCTACGCGCCGAGGACAAAGCGTCGGAGCGCTCCGGGTCAGCGACCCGGGCGCGGTGCGCACTGGGGGCTTCGTCGGGGCAGGAAAGGCGCGGCGTCCCGGCGCGGACAGGGCTAGGGGAAGAGGCCGAGTTGTGTGCGCTAGAGAGCGAGAGCCCAGCGCGCTCCGGGTCTGAAACTACCTGTAGCTGCAGCTACCTGCCCGCCCCACCTCGGAAACAACAACAATGCTtctcgcgcgcgcgcgtgtgtgcgtgtggtaCGTGAGTGTGTGCGCGGCGTGTGCGGTGTGTGTGCGGCAGCCACTCCACACCCCGATCCGTAGTATTTTGCTGTATCCAGGTTGCGCCCGGGAGCGCGGCACCGCCCGCTTTGCGCCGGGGCGCAGCTGTCCTCCTACCCCATGCGCTGTTCACTCCACCCGGCCGCACCCTCCACACCTGAGCAAGGACCCGGGCGCCCCGGTCCGGGAGCCGGCTCGGCTTcactcacccctcccctctcttccccgcTCTCCGCAGAGAATGTGATGGACATCGGTCTGACCAACGAGAAGCCCAACCCGGAACTCTCTTATTCGGGCTCCTTCCAGCCAGCCCCCGGCAACAAGACTGTGACCTACTTGGGAAAGTTCGCCTTCGACTCCCCTTCCAACTGGTGTCAGGACAACATCATTAGCCTCATGAGCGCCGGCATCTTGGGAGTGCCCCCGGCCTCAGGGGCACTCAGCACGCAGACCTCCACGGCCAGCATGGTGCAGCCACCGCAGGGCGACGTGGAGGCCATGTATCCGGCGCTGCCCCCCTATTCTAACTGCAGTGATCTCTACTCGGAGCCTGTGTCTTTCCACGACCCCCAGGGCAACCCTGGGCTCGCCTATTCCCCCCAGGATTACCAATCGGCCAAGCCGGCCTTGGACAGCAACCTCTTCCCCATGATTCCTGACTACAACCTATACCACCATCCCAACGACATGGGCTCCATTCCGGAGCACAAGCCCTTCCAGGGCATGGACCCCATCCGGGTCAATCCGCCCCCTATTACCCCTCTGGAGACCATCAAGGCATTCAAAGACAAGCAGATACACCCGGGCTTTGGCAGCCTGCCCCAGCCGCCGCTCACGCTCAAGCCCATCCGGCCCCGCAAGTATCCCAACCGACCCAGCAAGACCCCGCTCCACGAGCGGCCCCACGCGTGCCCGGCGGAGGGTTGCGACCGCCGTTTCAGCCGCTCGGACGAGCTGACCCGGCACCTGCGCATCCACACGGGCCACAAGCCCTTCCAATGCCGGATTTGCATGAGGAGCTTCAGTCGCAGCGACCACCTTACCACTCACATCCGCACGCATACGGGCGAGAAGCCCTTTGCCTGCGAGTTCTGCGGGCGCAAGTTTGCGCGCAGCGACGAGCGCAAGCGCCACGCCAAGATCCACCTCAAGCAAAAGGAGAAGAAGGCGGAGAAGGGGGGTGCGCCCTCTGCGTCCTCGGCGCCCCCCGTGTCCCTGGCCCCTGTGGTCACCACCTGCGCCTGAGGCTTCGGCCCCCAGATCCCCACTTTTCCCCTCCAGTGTCTCCCAGCTGCTCGCCTGAAAGCAGCGGGAAAGCTAGCCACGGAGGCGCAGGGGCCGCGCCCTGGCCTCTCCATGGACGTAAGGTCCCTTGTTCCCCTTCGATGTCCCCCGTTTCCACCCTTTCACACCGGCCAACGGTCGGGGGCCAGGGCAGGAGGCGCCCTCCCTTcgctacccccccaccccccaaccaagGCGTGGGGGCGGAAAGGTGGCGTCTAGCCCGCTTTGTTCAGTTCGGATCGTCTTGATCCTGGGGCCGCTGGGCCGCGCCAAGGACCTGCGGGGGACTGAAGGCGGGGCCCGTCCAAGCCTCGCCCGACCCAAGCACCTCACGGTTCCCCCCACGTCTCCCTCGGTTCCCCCTCGAAGACccgagagggggagggggtaaGGAGCGCACCAAAGCGCAGAGCTTGCTGCCCGCCGCACGCACGCGCGCCTGCGTGCGGGGATGCGCGCGAGTGTGCGTGCTCGCGTGAGtgttctgtgtgtgcgtgtgtgtgtgcgcgcgcgcgcacacacgtgtgtgtgtgtgtgtgtgtgtgtgtgtgtgtgtgtgtgtgtgactcttgagctgagctgggctgtgTCCACCCCAAACTCTTCCCCACATCGGGTCCCCAGGCCGCTGGGGGAATGTCCCAGGTTGGGGGCCTGCACGTGGCCGGATGAGACGGTCTTCCATCTGCTCGGAAATAATGTTTCTTACAGAAATGCCTCGGATGCCGCCGCCGCGGTGCTGCTACCGCCGTTTAGGGTTTGGCCTCTCAGCACCCCTCCTTTTCCGAGCGCTTCCCTCTTAGGCCTCAGGGCAGTTTGATCTGCGGGGAGAAGGAGCGGCCATCACTAAGCCTGCCTTTTAACCAACAGATTTCCTCAACCCCACTTTTTAAACTCTACGTTCCTGAGTTtgccctctgccctttctcccgCTCCACTCCCTTCTCTCTAAGCCTTCTCCCATCTCTTTCAAAATCTTCTTCCGGAAAGGCAGGCCTCAACCAGCCACCTTTTaccatctttttgttttctctcactcatacccatttctcctccccccccccccccatgatggGAAAGCAGGCTCATGTTTCATCCTTTGCCATCCCCAACACAATAGGTAGAATTCAGATCTATGtacttggggtgtgtgtgtatgtatgtaggtgtatatacacacatatatacatatatgcaacatacatacacacaataaaaTCTCTAAGGTACTTGGCTATCCAGTGCAGTGCACCGGCATAAAGAGAATTTGTAGGTATATAAgctttaaatgatttattttttatgaaaaacgTAACTGATGAGATTGTATCTACataggtgtgtgtatgtatacatgcacatatatatgtatgtatgtatacccacatatacacacatgcactcatCTCTGTCCAAATTTTCCTCAAAGATATGGGTATTTTTGCATTAATCCATATTGCTGAATGAGGCATATCTTTTCCATACCCCAGTCTCACCTACTCCCCGCCCTACCTCACCTCTTCTcaggcaccccctcctccccagcacttCCCCCCACACAGGGGTGACTCTTTTGGAGTAGTAGGGAAGGTTGCTCTCTGACACAGCTTCCAGCACAGTCTTGACTGAATGTACTGTTCCCTCTTAGCGTGTGGTCACTGAGCTGCCCAGAGAGAAGGAACAAAGGTCTGGAGTTTACAGAATGTCTGTTTTTAAAGTCACTTTATGcgttttccactttttttttttttaagaaaaaaagaaaagcaccaggtttttgttttgttttgttttgttttgtttgttttttgggtttgtttttgtttttttggtttttgttttctttggtggtGGATAAATAATACTAAAAGGAGTCTAgtgaaagggacaaaaaaaaaaaaatcaaagagcagGGGGCTTGTGAATTTCCAGGTACTTGGACTTTttgtagaaggagagagaagaggacgaAGTTTGCCAGGAGGGCCCATATTTTTTCAGCTGAAGGGTAAAATCTTTCTTTGCAGAGACAGTATTTTGCTGAATACTTTTTATAATGTgatgattattaaaaacaaaatttttggtCACTTCAAAGCTGGAAGGAGGAATCAAatatcctttaatattttttccttgctcCTTCTGGTTTATGCATGCCACTGCATGATCATCtgagttttcctttgttttaataaaactgtTCTCAGACATTTAAGCTTAaactaagagaaaaataactttgttGCCAAAAGGTTGTGCTATCCAGATTTTTTATATGTctgcatgttttaaaaaacaacaaaagaaaatgcacTCTAACTTATGtgaactgagagaaaaaaaatcaggttttaaaCAGGAAAACCTATGGGGAatgatattttttgaaagacttttGTATAAAGTTGAGTActtagaaaaagacaaaccagaTGTAATATATTTTgtggatgtttttatttcttggattTATAGTACCTTATACTAAGGTTAACAAAATATGCTTGATATTGTGAAAAGGTGAAATTCTTCACCAATATTTCATTTGCTCCTTTGTCACATTGTTATGCCAATATAATATAGTTAAtgaaaacagcatttttaaaaaccgaAATATTGAAATGGTGTAATGTTGTACCATTTGCACTGTGAGCAAATGCTAATACAGTAAATATATTGTGTTTGCTGACAATCAGCCGGCCTATAaatctccttattttatttcttgttttcataGTATAAAGTTTTGGTTTGGCCTGTTTTTTGTCTCGTTTTGTTTTTGGCTGATGGTTGGCTCGGTAGCTTCCTATGCCTGGTTTTGCTGTGATTGCTCTGTAAATTCAATGTAAAACAAGGAATTTGGCAATGTTAGAAGTTGGTCAGAATTTTGCGCGCTCCGGTGTTTCAAATCCAGTGTCGAGTGTTTACTGTGGTTCTAGGAGGATAGGATTCTCCTCCACCCTTCTGGGAGTCTCACACTGCCAGAGAGATTAGGCAGATCAGATAAACTCATGGGAATCAGGACTAGTGACTGGAAACTTCTAGAACCTTTCTTCCTGGTTTCTAATGGGTAttgagggtggaagggaggggatcTTCTGGCTTATGAACTATCTCTCTCGAGGTAACAGGGGCACCAGAACAGGACCCTATAGAGTCACTACAGCCACACTGAGTAGTGCTCTTGCTAAAGGTTTTGAAGCCTGAAAAACAGGTGGAGACTTGACAGGGGTTCTTCAATGTTGGCAAGATAACCAGAGAGATTGGAGCCTCTGTTGTGGTCAGATAATTGGggaaaatcagatttaaaaattatacaacttCAATCCCACTTGGACAGGACTCTCAAGGCCTCACTGTTTGTAGCTGCCTGAGAAAGATGGTCTTGGCTGAAAAAGCTGCTCTTATGAACTACCCAGGGATCCGATGCttctgagagaagaa includes:
- the EGR3 gene encoding early growth response protein 3 isoform X3, which gives rise to MEPCAAWSPRGGRENVMDIGLTNEKPNPELSYSGSFQPAPGNKTVTYLGKFAFDSPSNWCQDNIISLMSAGILGVPPASGALSTQTSTASMVQPPQGDVEAMYPALPPYSNCSDLYSEPVSFHDPQGNPGLAYSPQDYQSAKPALDSNLFPMIPDYNLYHHPNDMGSIPEHKPFQGMDPIRVNPPPITPLETIKAFKDKQIHPGFGSLPQPPLTLKPIRPRKYPNRPSKTPLHERPHACPAEGCDRRFSRSDELTRHLRIHTGHKPFQCRICMRSFSRSDHLTTHIRTHTGEKPFACEFCGRKFARSDERKRHAKIHLKQKEKKAEKGGAPSASSAPPVSLAPVVTTCA
- the EGR3 gene encoding early growth response protein 3 isoform X2, giving the protein MTGKLAEKLPVTMSSLLNQLPDNLYPEEIPSALNLFSGSSDSVAHYNQMATENVMDIGLTNEKPNPELSYSGSFQPAPGNKTVTYLGKFAFDSPSNWCQDNIISLMSAGILGVPPASGALSTQTSTASMVQPPQGDVEAMYPALPPYSNCSDLYSEPVSFHDPQGNPGLAYSPQDYQSAKPALDSNLFPMIPDYNLYHHPNDMGSIPEHKPFQGMDPIRVNPPPITPLETIKAFKDKQIHPGFGSLPQPPLTLKPIRPRKYPNRPSKTPLHERPHACPAEGCDRRFSRSDELTRHLRIHTGHKPFQCRICMRSFSRSDHLTTHIRTHTGEKPFACEFCGRKFARSDERKRHAKIHLKQKEKKAEKGGAPSASSAPPVSLAPVVTTCA
- the EGR3 gene encoding early growth response protein 3 isoform X1: MDGWWMDGWRDGGRARNFPGGELLFPPTPPALPDREGSVGDATIEASVLPGGGSRRPEGENVMDIGLTNEKPNPELSYSGSFQPAPGNKTVTYLGKFAFDSPSNWCQDNIISLMSAGILGVPPASGALSTQTSTASMVQPPQGDVEAMYPALPPYSNCSDLYSEPVSFHDPQGNPGLAYSPQDYQSAKPALDSNLFPMIPDYNLYHHPNDMGSIPEHKPFQGMDPIRVNPPPITPLETIKAFKDKQIHPGFGSLPQPPLTLKPIRPRKYPNRPSKTPLHERPHACPAEGCDRRFSRSDELTRHLRIHTGHKPFQCRICMRSFSRSDHLTTHIRTHTGEKPFACEFCGRKFARSDERKRHAKIHLKQKEKKAEKGGAPSASSAPPVSLAPVVTTCA